A window of Selenomonas ruminantium subsp. lactilytica TAM6421 contains these coding sequences:
- a CDS encoding DNA-deoxyinosine glycosylase, protein MSTSNACCIGFSPSIDENCTHLILGSMPSVASLGAQQYYAHPQNRFWPLMARILEHSSAPHCYEERLTMLLRHHVALWDSIAACERQGSLDADIKNEQGNDFSALLIQYPHIRTICFNGGKSFQCFKKYNKELLSRKDIHFYQLPSTSPANARWNMDMLEDAWKVPFAF, encoded by the coding sequence GTGTCTACTTCAAATGCTTGCTGTATTGGTTTTTCGCCCAGCATTGACGAAAACTGCACACATCTTATCCTTGGCTCCATGCCCAGCGTGGCATCTCTGGGCGCCCAACAATACTATGCCCATCCCCAAAACCGCTTCTGGCCACTGATGGCACGGATTTTGGAACATTCTTCCGCACCGCATTGCTATGAAGAACGGCTGACCATGCTACTGCGCCACCATGTCGCCCTTTGGGATTCCATCGCCGCCTGTGAACGTCAGGGCAGCCTCGATGCTGACATCAAAAATGAGCAAGGCAATGATTTCTCTGCCCTGCTCATCCAATACCCTCATATCCGTACCATCTGCTTCAACGGTGGAAAATCCTTCCAATGCTTCAAAAAATACAACAAAGAGCTCCTGAGCCGCAAAGACATCCATTTTTATCAGCTGCCATCCACCAGCCCGGCCAATGCCCGCTGGAACATGGATATGCTGGAAGATGCCTGGAAAGTTCCCTTTGCCTTCTAA
- a CDS encoding lecithin retinol acyltransferase family protein — MATVHVGDIIYVKRTGYRHFGIYAGNQMVVHYHKEKNPLLSDGIIAETTLAEFMGASDTVYVINSVRQSGPPLFDWIARKLFGDDVHLFTPQETVARARSKLGERGYNLLLNNCEHFALWCKTGIARSDQADYVLACLQLILPPPPEKKSLDQKSSTDYYAMMDNKII; from the coding sequence ATGGCCACGGTCCATGTTGGTGACATCATCTATGTCAAACGCACCGGCTACCGCCACTTCGGCATATATGCCGGCAATCAGATGGTCGTACACTACCACAAAGAAAAAAATCCCCTGCTGAGTGATGGGATTATCGCTGAAACAACATTAGCGGAATTCATGGGAGCCAGCGACACGGTCTATGTGATCAATTCCGTCCGGCAGTCCGGCCCCCCGCTCTTTGATTGGATAGCCCGGAAATTATTCGGTGATGATGTCCACCTGTTCACGCCACAGGAAACAGTAGCCCGCGCCCGCAGTAAATTGGGCGAGCGGGGTTATAACCTGCTGCTGAATAACTGTGAGCATTTCGCTCTATGGTGCAAGACCGGTATCGCCCGCTCGGATCAGGCTGACTATGTCCTTGCCTGCCTGCAGCTTATCCTGCCCCCGCCACCAGAAAAGAAATCCCTTGACCAGAAATCCTCCACGGATTATTATGCTATGATGGATAATAAGATTATTTAG
- a CDS encoding desulfoferrodoxin family protein, which yields MASKFYRCSKCGNIVGLIHEGKGTMMCCGAAMEELTANTTDAAQEKHVPVAEYDAGAGLLKVTVGSVPHPMTPEHLIEWIHVQTKLGGQMRKLTPEDKPEAVFKLADGDAPVAVFEYCNLHGLWKKDI from the coding sequence ATGGCCAGTAAGTTTTATCGCTGCAGCAAATGCGGCAACATTGTGGGGTTGATTCATGAAGGCAAGGGGACGATGATGTGCTGTGGGGCCGCTATGGAGGAATTGACGGCCAATACCACGGATGCAGCCCAGGAAAAACATGTGCCGGTGGCGGAATACGATGCCGGGGCAGGTTTGCTCAAGGTCACTGTAGGTTCTGTGCCCCATCCTATGACGCCGGAGCATCTGATTGAGTGGATTCATGTGCAGACGAAGCTGGGAGGGCAGATGCGGAAGCTCACGCCGGAGGATAAGCCGGAAGCAGTTTTCAAGCTTGCCGATGGAGATGCCCCGGTAGCAGTATTTGAATATTGCAATCTTCATGGCCTGTGGAAGAAAGATATCTGA
- a CDS encoding N-acetylmuramoyl-L-alanine amidase: MMRKIIVCLLVLLCMTAEALAGELQIIDKPVVWSAYREQLIREYAQKHYGLDQVYITPQAVVVHWTASNTWESAYNHFYHEARGDGTLNVASHFLVSREGQVYRLTPETALNRHIIGYNWCAIGIENVGGVGGVEDLTAAQLEANVDLIRYLQEKYPTIRYVFGHYQQDMARSSGLYRENVAGYRSEKIDPGHSFMAALREHLQGSGITFYEE, translated from the coding sequence ATGATGCGAAAGATTATTGTCTGTTTGCTGGTTCTGCTATGTATGACAGCAGAAGCATTGGCCGGAGAGCTGCAGATCATAGATAAGCCTGTTGTCTGGTCGGCGTATCGGGAGCAGCTTATCCGTGAATACGCCCAAAAACATTATGGGCTGGATCAGGTTTATATTACCCCGCAGGCTGTGGTCGTGCATTGGACGGCTTCCAATACCTGGGAGTCGGCGTACAATCACTTTTACCATGAGGCCAGAGGGGATGGAACCTTGAATGTGGCCTCTCATTTCCTGGTTTCCCGGGAGGGGCAGGTCTATCGGCTGACACCGGAAACAGCGCTTAACCGGCATATCATCGGTTATAACTGGTGTGCCATCGGCATTGAAAATGTTGGCGGCGTCGGTGGAGTCGAGGATTTGACGGCAGCACAGCTGGAAGCCAATGTGGATCTGATTCGTTACCTGCAGGAAAAGTATCCCACCATCCGCTATGTATTTGGCCATTATCAGCAGGATATGGCCAGAAGCAGCGGCCTGTATAGGGAAAATGTGGCGGGCTACCGCTCGGAAAAGATTGACCCGGGACACAGCTTTATGGCAGCTCTGCGGGAACACCTGCAGGGATCCGGTATTACCTTTTATGAGGAGTAG
- a CDS encoding serine hydrolase yields MKKKKFTYQKIGIGLFVLSLALLSLSAFMQNTTSIANAITPMVHANAESAPSTDNAALAEKITALSNADSTRYSLYAAYPQENRAPYIYQSEPMRSASMIKVFLLANAMEKVRDGQLSLDMGITLHSGDKVGGAGVLCGYPSGSVIPLDKVLRLMITESDNTATNLIIDLLGMDDINAYIRRNGYHDTTLARKMMDFAAVNAGRENYTSVTDLGNLFQKIYHHDCVGYEQDEIMLSYLKGQTDRECFPAALPSAVIAHKTGELGGLYDDGGIIYHSNRDMIFVIMTEHYSSRYRAIETMKSMAQIAFAY; encoded by the coding sequence ATGAAAAAGAAGAAATTTACCTATCAAAAGATAGGTATCGGACTGTTTGTTCTCTCTTTGGCCCTGCTTTCCTTATCCGCTTTTATGCAAAATACGACTTCCATTGCCAACGCCATTACACCTATGGTTCATGCCAATGCCGAATCAGCCCCCTCCACAGATAATGCAGCTCTAGCTGAAAAAATCACGGCCTTATCCAATGCCGACAGCACCCGCTATTCCCTTTATGCCGCGTATCCGCAGGAAAACCGCGCCCCCTACATCTACCAATCGGAGCCCATGCGCTCCGCCAGCATGATCAAGGTATTCCTGCTGGCCAATGCCATGGAAAAAGTCCGGGATGGACAGCTTTCGCTGGATATGGGCATCACCCTCCATTCCGGGGACAAAGTCGGCGGAGCCGGTGTCCTCTGTGGCTACCCCAGCGGCTCTGTAATTCCTCTGGACAAAGTCCTGCGCCTGATGATAACGGAAAGCGACAATACCGCCACCAATCTGATCATTGACCTGTTAGGCATGGATGATATCAACGCCTATATCCGGCGCAACGGTTATCATGATACAACCCTGGCCCGCAAAATGATGGACTTTGCCGCCGTCAATGCCGGGCGGGAAAATTACACCTCCGTGACGGACTTGGGCAATCTATTCCAAAAGATCTACCATCACGACTGTGTGGGCTATGAGCAGGACGAAATCATGCTCTCCTACCTCAAGGGACAGACCGACCGGGAATGTTTCCCCGCCGCCCTTCCCAGTGCTGTTATCGCCCATAAGACCGGCGAACTCGGCGGACTCTATGATGACGGCGGCATCATCTACCACAGCAACCGGGATATGATCTTCGTCATCATGACGGAACATTATTCCAGCCGTTACCGGGCCATCGAAACCATGAAGTCCATGGCACAGATCGCATTTGCCTATTAA
- a CDS encoding ABC transporter ATP-binding protein, which produces MIEIKQLTKKFPHRTKSGGTGEKVAVDNLSFNIPEGEIFGLLGPNGAGKTTTIRMLTMQLAPTTGRIFYGGKDVLAAPQDIKKLIGVVPQHVNFDQDLTVGENMELHARLHHLGKAERQKRIAELLAYVDLEDVVNDGVRRLSGGMKRRLLLARALIHKPRILFMDEPTVALDPQVRRKIWDLIRQLSREQVTVFLTTHYIEEAEALCQRVAILDKGKLTALDTPDNLKERLGKFTVEWDEEQGRAYKFFAHKKDAAAFAADQEAAGGILIRPTNLEDVFVELTGRKEGL; this is translated from the coding sequence ATGATTGAGATAAAACAATTGACAAAAAAATTTCCTCATCGCACCAAATCCGGAGGTACAGGGGAAAAGGTGGCTGTGGACAATCTTTCCTTCAACATTCCAGAAGGGGAGATATTTGGTCTTCTGGGGCCCAATGGGGCCGGGAAGACCACGACGATCCGCATGTTGACCATGCAGCTGGCGCCTACCACAGGGCGTATTTTTTATGGGGGAAAGGACGTATTGGCGGCCCCTCAGGATATCAAGAAATTGATCGGCGTGGTGCCGCAGCATGTGAATTTTGACCAGGATCTGACCGTAGGGGAGAATATGGAGCTTCATGCCCGGCTCCATCATCTGGGAAAAGCGGAGCGGCAGAAGCGGATTGCAGAGCTTCTCGCTTATGTAGACTTGGAAGATGTGGTGAATGATGGGGTGCGCAGGTTGTCCGGTGGCATGAAGCGGCGGCTTTTATTGGCCAGGGCGCTTATCCATAAGCCCCGGATTCTCTTTATGGATGAGCCCACGGTGGCTCTTGATCCGCAGGTGCGCCGCAAGATATGGGATTTGATCCGCCAGCTTTCCCGGGAACAGGTGACGGTTTTCCTGACCACCCATTATATTGAGGAAGCGGAAGCGCTTTGTCAGCGGGTGGCAATCCTGGACAAGGGGAAGCTGACGGCTCTGGATACCCCGGACAATCTCAAGGAGCGGCTGGGAAAATTCACGGTGGAGTGGGATGAGGAACAGGGCCGTGCCTATAAGTTCTTTGCTCATAAAAAGGATGCTGCAGCCTTTGCAGCTGATCAGGAAGCGGCGGGTGGCATATTGATCCGGCCTACCAATCTGGAGGATGTTTTTGTGGAGCTTACCGGACGCAAGGAGGGCTTGTGA
- a CDS encoding ABC transporter permease, producing the protein MLYDVWTVFWRDWVVLKRRLTKFILARMVAPMLYLVAFGWGLGRSIQVSGGSYLDFLVPGILALNSMNISFNSITPVHAERIYHKSLEEYLIAPIAPDAFVLGKVLAAVLRGLISSAIIVLLAFLFGANLQLSPLLLLVLVLNCIIFAEIGFFAAMKISTYEEMSQVNTYILLPMSFLCGTFFSTHALPDLLRYFIEVLPLTHTSFLLRSLAGGNGLDVVSLVVLVIYAVGGFYLGSRAFRNLVR; encoded by the coding sequence TTGTTATATGATGTTTGGACGGTCTTTTGGCGGGACTGGGTGGTTCTGAAGCGGCGGCTGACGAAGTTCATCCTGGCCCGCATGGTTGCACCTATGCTCTATCTGGTGGCCTTTGGCTGGGGCTTGGGGCGCAGCATTCAGGTGAGTGGCGGCAGTTATCTGGATTTTCTGGTGCCGGGCATATTGGCGCTCAATTCCATGAATATCAGCTTCAACAGCATTACGCCGGTACATGCCGAGCGCATCTATCATAAGAGTCTGGAGGAATATCTGATCGCTCCCATTGCGCCGGATGCCTTTGTCCTGGGCAAGGTGCTGGCAGCGGTGCTCAGAGGGCTGATTTCCAGTGCCATCATTGTCCTGCTGGCCTTTTTGTTTGGCGCGAATTTGCAATTATCGCCGTTGCTATTGCTGGTGCTGGTCTTGAACTGCATCATCTTTGCGGAGATTGGTTTCTTTGCCGCCATGAAAATCAGCACGTATGAGGAAATGAGTCAGGTGAATACCTATATCCTGCTGCCCATGTCGTTCTTGTGTGGGACGTTTTTTTCCACCCATGCCTTGCCGGATCTGCTGCGGTATTTCATCGAGGTGCTGCCTTTGACGCATACGAGTTTCCTGCTGCGCAGCCTGGCGGGCGGTAATGGATTGGATGTCGTCTCGCTGGTGGTGTTGGTCATTTATGCCGTCGGCGGCTTTTATCTGGGCAGCCGGGCCTTCCGCAATCTGGTGCGGTGA
- a CDS encoding metal ABC transporter ATP-binding protein, which translates to MFRNIMHHKASSCSDCVKLCCTKIENFSVQAGSLTIFKDVNIHLHCGQLTALIGPNGAGKSTLLKAILGEVSHKGTLHYADAEGRRGNQPVIGYVPQYLNFDVSAPISVKDIFLACLGEKPVWLTSGRKLNARIMKNLARVHAEHLLERRLGALSGGELQRVLLALALDPLPDLLLLDEPVSGVDQNGLELFYEILAELREKEDMAILLISHDLNMVAKHADQVVLLNKAVVTSGTPEEVFADKRTRQIFGMLASAGKEEI; encoded by the coding sequence TTGTTTCGGAATATCATGCATCATAAGGCTTCGTCCTGTTCGGATTGTGTCAAGCTTTGCTGCACGAAAATCGAGAATTTCAGCGTGCAGGCAGGGAGCCTTACAATATTCAAGGATGTGAATATCCATCTGCATTGCGGCCAGTTGACGGCCCTTATCGGCCCCAATGGAGCGGGGAAGAGCACCCTGCTGAAGGCTATTCTTGGTGAGGTGTCTCATAAGGGCACCCTTCATTATGCTGATGCTGAGGGGCGGCGGGGCAATCAGCCGGTGATTGGCTATGTGCCGCAGTATCTGAACTTCGATGTGAGCGCACCGATAAGTGTCAAGGATATCTTCCTGGCCTGTCTGGGGGAGAAGCCCGTATGGCTGACTTCGGGGCGCAAGCTCAATGCCCGGATCATGAAGAATCTGGCCCGGGTGCATGCAGAACATCTGCTGGAGCGGCGGTTGGGCGCCTTATCCGGCGGTGAGCTGCAGCGGGTGCTTCTGGCCCTAGCTTTGGATCCGTTGCCGGATCTGCTGCTGCTGGATGAGCCGGTTTCCGGTGTGGACCAGAATGGTCTGGAACTCTTCTACGAGATCCTGGCAGAGTTGCGGGAAAAGGAAGATATGGCCATCCTGCTGATTTCCCATGATCTCAATATGGTGGCCAAACATGCCGATCAGGTGGTGCTGCTGAATAAGGCAGTAGTGACCAGCGGTACGCCGGAGGAAGTCTTTGCCGATAAGCGCACCCGACAGATTTTCGGCATGTTGGCCAGTGCAGGAAAGGAGGAGATCTGA
- a CDS encoding metal ABC transporter permease, with protein sequence MAEIYSMMDMLLPFEWAHYTFMKHAFLAILLITPLFGLLSTMVVSNRMAFFSDSLGHGAFTGIAIGVLLGMTSPLLSLILFSIVFAVFITYIKNRSTASTDTIIGVFSSTAIAIGLMIMSHGGGFNKFSSFLIGDVLSITADDLKALLLVFVLVLAGWGFLFNRLLVLSINSAFARSRGISTFWVESVFAALLAVVVAISIQWVGILIINALLVLPAAAARNVTNNVKAYQLVSVFIAMAAGFSGLLLAYYFNMAAGATIVVLAALMFFVTLALKDRFVS encoded by the coding sequence ATGGCGGAGATTTACAGCATGATGGATATGTTGCTGCCCTTTGAATGGGCGCATTATACTTTCATGAAGCACGCCTTTCTGGCCATTCTGCTGATCACGCCGCTATTTGGCCTGCTCAGTACCATGGTGGTATCCAATCGCATGGCGTTTTTCTCGGATTCCCTGGGGCATGGTGCCTTTACCGGTATCGCCATCGGCGTTTTATTGGGCATGACATCGCCCTTGCTGTCCCTGATTCTTTTCTCCATTGTCTTTGCGGTGTTCATCACCTATATCAAGAACAGGAGCACGGCTTCCACCGATACGATCATCGGTGTGTTTTCGTCCACGGCCATTGCCATCGGCTTGATGATCATGAGCCATGGGGGCGGCTTCAATAAATTTTCTTCCTTTCTGATTGGTGATGTGCTGAGCATTACGGCAGATGATCTGAAGGCGCTGCTGTTGGTCTTTGTGCTGGTGCTGGCCGGCTGGGGCTTTCTCTTTAACCGCCTGCTGGTCCTTTCCATCAATTCAGCCTTTGCGCGCAGCCGTGGCATCAGTACGTTCTGGGTGGAAAGTGTCTTTGCGGCCCTGCTGGCGGTCGTGGTGGCCATCAGCATCCAATGGGTGGGTATCCTGATCATCAATGCGCTGTTGGTATTGCCTGCGGCGGCAGCCCGCAATGTGACCAACAATGTGAAGGCATATCAGCTCGTTTCTGTATTTATTGCCATGGCAGCCGGCTTCAGTGGGCTGCTGCTGGCCTATTATTTCAATATGGCAGCCGGCGCAACCATTGTGGTGCTGGCTGCGCTGATGTTCTTTGTGACATTGGCACTTAAAGATCGTTTTGTCTCCTGA
- a CDS encoding IMP dehydrogenase has protein sequence MAFYFEEPSHTFGEYLLVPGYSSDKCIPANVSLKTPLVKFRKGEEPKITMNIPMTSAIMQAVSDDNMAIALAKEGGVSFIYGSQSIENEAAMVSRVKHYKSGFVSSDSNIKPTTTLAEILDLLQDTGHSTMAVTEDGTANGKLLGIVTSRDYRVSRMSMDTPASEFMTAFENLVYAKAEEVTTIGQANDIIWENKLNMLPIIDKNQRLLYMVFRKDYNANKDNELELIDDQKRYIVGAGINTRDYAERVPALLEAGADVLCIDSSEGFSEWQRITLKYIHENFGEDVKVGAGNVVDAEGFRFLAEAGADFIKVGIGGGSICITRETKGIGRGQATALIDVCRERDKYYEETGIYIPVCSDGGIVHDYHMTLALAMGADFLMLGRYFSRFDESPTDKVKVNGTYYKEYWGEGSNRARNWQRYDLGGSKKLSFEEGVDSYVPYAGPLKDNVGTTLAKIRSTMCNCGSLSLPEFRDKAKLTLVSATSIVEGGSHDVILRDRLGRE, from the coding sequence TTGGCATTCTATTTTGAAGAACCATCACACACTTTTGGCGAGTATCTCCTCGTTCCCGGCTATTCCTCGGACAAATGCATCCCGGCAAATGTTTCCTTGAAAACACCGCTGGTCAAGTTCCGCAAGGGTGAGGAACCGAAGATTACCATGAACATCCCCATGACCTCTGCCATCATGCAGGCGGTTTCCGATGACAACATGGCTATCGCACTGGCCAAAGAGGGCGGTGTGTCCTTCATCTACGGTTCCCAGAGCATCGAAAATGAAGCCGCTATGGTTTCCCGGGTGAAACATTACAAATCTGGTTTTGTCAGCAGTGACTCCAATATTAAACCGACTACGACCCTTGCTGAAATCCTCGATCTGTTGCAGGATACGGGCCACTCCACCATGGCCGTAACCGAAGACGGCACGGCTAATGGCAAGCTGCTGGGTATCGTAACCAGCCGTGACTACCGTGTTTCCCGCATGTCCATGGACACGCCGGCCAGCGAATTCATGACGGCTTTCGAGAATTTGGTTTATGCCAAGGCTGAGGAAGTCACCACCATCGGTCAGGCCAATGACATCATCTGGGAAAACAAGCTGAACATGCTGCCGATCATTGACAAGAATCAGCGCCTCCTCTACATGGTTTTCCGTAAAGACTACAATGCCAACAAAGACAATGAGCTCGAGCTCATCGATGACCAGAAGCGCTACATCGTAGGCGCCGGTATCAACACCCGCGACTATGCAGAACGCGTACCTGCCCTCTTAGAGGCTGGTGCTGATGTACTCTGCATTGACTCCTCGGAAGGCTTCTCCGAATGGCAGCGCATCACCCTCAAATACATCCATGAAAACTTCGGCGAAGATGTCAAAGTCGGTGCCGGCAATGTCGTTGACGCCGAAGGCTTCCGCTTCCTGGCTGAAGCTGGCGCAGACTTCATCAAAGTCGGTATCGGCGGCGGCTCCATCTGCATCACCCGCGAAACCAAGGGTATCGGCCGCGGTCAGGCTACGGCACTGATTGACGTTTGCCGTGAGCGCGATAAGTATTATGAAGAAACGGGCATCTACATCCCCGTATGCTCCGATGGTGGTATCGTCCATGACTATCACATGACGCTGGCTCTGGCCATGGGTGCAGACTTCCTGATGCTGGGCCGCTACTTCTCCCGCTTTGACGAAAGCCCGACGGATAAGGTCAAAGTCAACGGCACCTACTACAAGGAATACTGGGGCGAAGGGTCCAACCGTGCCCGCAACTGGCAGCGTTACGACCTGGGCGGCTCCAAGAAACTCTCCTTCGAAGAAGGCGTTGACTCTTATGTTCCTTACGCCGGCCCGCTCAAGGACAACGTTGGCACGACTCTGGCCAAGATCCGCAGCACCATGTGCAACTGCGGCTCCCTGTCCCTGCCCGAGTTCCGCGACAAGGCAAAACTCACGCTGGTATCCGCTACGAGTATCGTGGAAGGCGGTTCCCATGACGTAATCCTCCGCGATCGTCTCGGCCGCGAATAA
- the fapR gene encoding transcription factor FapR, which produces MARVKKKIRQELLIEKVKVKPFLTDEELAKQLDVSVQTIRLDRLELGIPELRGRIRKMAENAQNKVKSIQSGEVVGELIDLELGHSGISLLRITEDMVFAKTQIAKGHYMFSQADSLAMAIVDAPMAVTGVANVKYKVPVHVGEKLIAKAEIVKVRGNKYFIWVKTHNETQEVFRAKFIVVSWGDR; this is translated from the coding sequence ATGGCAAGAGTCAAGAAAAAAATCCGTCAGGAGCTTTTGATCGAGAAGGTAAAGGTCAAGCCTTTCCTGACTGATGAAGAATTAGCTAAACAGCTGGATGTCAGTGTGCAGACCATCCGTTTGGATCGTCTGGAGCTGGGGATTCCCGAGCTGCGGGGGCGTATCCGCAAGATGGCGGAAAATGCCCAGAATAAGGTGAAGTCCATACAGAGTGGTGAAGTGGTCGGTGAGCTTATTGACCTGGAACTTGGTCATTCGGGCATTTCCTTGCTGAGAATCACGGAGGATATGGTCTTTGCCAAGACGCAGATCGCTAAGGGGCATTATATGTTCTCTCAGGCCGATTCCCTGGCCATGGCCATCGTGGACGCACCCATGGCAGTCACCGGCGTGGCCAACGTGAAGTACAAGGTGCCTGTGCATGTAGGCGAAAAGCTGATCGCCAAGGCGGAAATCGTCAAAGTGCGAGGTAATAAATATTTTATATGGGTGAAAACCCATAATGAAACCCAAGAAGTTTTCCGCGCGAAATTCATCGTGGTTTCCTGGGGAGACAGATAA
- the plsX gene encoding phosphate acyltransferase PlsX, translating into MKIAVDAMGGDFAPEQIVFGAVRAAKKYGCEIVLVGDEERIREVLKREKGWENLGITIHHTSQVIEMDEHPADAVRTKKDSSVVVATRLVKEGECDAVLSAGSTGAAVTAAQLILKRIKGIGRPTIATPIPTTKGVTLMLDSGANVDSKPIHLVQSGMMGSIYAEYVFGIKNPRVGLLNIGEEETKGNEQARETYPLLKELHSINFCGNAEGRDIPKGNFDVVICDGFVGNVVLKFAEGLAKTIMKLIKEAIKDGGILAKLGALLLMPTLKKLGKRLDASEYGGAPLLGVNGVCIISHGSSNAKSICSAIGVANDYVNGKVLEHIRETLEQEEVLMKES; encoded by the coding sequence GTGAAAATTGCAGTTGATGCAATGGGAGGCGATTTTGCTCCCGAACAGATTGTTTTCGGCGCCGTGCGGGCGGCGAAGAAATACGGTTGTGAAATCGTCCTGGTAGGCGATGAAGAGAGAATCCGTGAAGTATTGAAGCGGGAAAAGGGCTGGGAGAATCTTGGCATTACCATCCATCATACCAGTCAGGTCATCGAGATGGATGAACATCCTGCCGATGCCGTACGGACGAAGAAGGATTCTTCCGTAGTGGTTGCTACCCGGCTGGTAAAGGAAGGCGAGTGCGATGCAGTGCTGTCCGCTGGCAGTACCGGGGCAGCGGTAACGGCAGCCCAGCTGATCCTGAAGCGTATCAAAGGCATTGGCCGGCCGACGATAGCCACGCCGATTCCCACGACCAAGGGTGTTACCCTGATGTTGGACTCCGGGGCCAATGTGGATTCCAAGCCCATTCATCTGGTGCAGAGCGGCATGATGGGTTCCATCTATGCGGAATATGTCTTTGGCATCAAGAATCCCCGGGTGGGACTCTTAAATATCGGCGAGGAAGAAACCAAGGGCAATGAGCAGGCCAGAGAGACTTATCCGCTGCTCAAAGAACTGCACAGCATCAACTTTTGCGGCAATGCAGAAGGCCGTGATATTCCCAAGGGAAATTTCGATGTTGTAATTTGTGATGGATTTGTGGGCAATGTTGTGTTAAAATTTGCAGAGGGCTTAGCAAAGACCATCATGAAACTTATCAAGGAAGCCATCAAGGACGGCGGCATCTTGGCCAAACTAGGGGCACTGCTCCTGATGCCGACTTTGAAGAAACTGGGCAAGCGCCTGGATGCTTCCGAATACGGCGGTGCACCGCTTTTAGGTGTCAACGGCGTGTGTATCATCAGTCATGGTTCGTCGAATGCAAAGTCCATTTGCAGTGCTATCGGTGTAGCGAATGATTATGTGAACGGCAAGGTGCTGGAGCATATCAGGGAAACGCTGGAGCAGGAAGAAGTATTAATGAAAGAGTCTTAA
- the fabK gene encoding enoyl-[acyl-carrier-protein] reductase FabK yields MFENNAICKLLNIKYPIFQGGMAWIGTAELASAVSNAGGLGLIGAGHMPPEILRAEIQKCKGWTDKPFGVNIMLMSPFVKEVMQVVIDERVPVITTGAGNPGEYLPALKEIGTKVIPVVASVALAKRLVRIGADAVIAEGTESGGHIGEITTMALLPQVVDAVDVPVIGAGGIGDSRGMAAAFALGAQAIQMGSRFVLSEECIAHENYKKLVLKAKDRSTVVTGKSLGHPARVIANKLSRKYEEMEAAGASAEELEQLGVGSLHRATHEGDVENGSVMIGEISGMLNDIKPVKQIIEDIVGGLPNVITAIQGNCK; encoded by the coding sequence ATGTTTGAAAACAATGCAATCTGTAAGTTACTGAACATAAAGTACCCGATTTTCCAAGGCGGCATGGCTTGGATTGGTACGGCAGAACTGGCTTCGGCTGTTTCCAATGCCGGTGGTCTGGGCCTTATCGGTGCCGGCCATATGCCCCCGGAAATCCTGCGGGCAGAGATCCAGAAGTGCAAGGGCTGGACGGATAAGCCCTTCGGCGTGAACATCATGCTGATGAGCCCCTTCGTAAAAGAAGTAATGCAGGTTGTTATTGATGAGCGTGTACCGGTCATCACTACGGGTGCCGGCAATCCCGGCGAATATCTGCCGGCTTTGAAGGAAATCGGCACGAAGGTTATCCCCGTGGTGGCCTCTGTAGCACTGGCTAAGCGTCTCGTGCGCATTGGTGCCGATGCCGTTATCGCTGAAGGTACGGAATCCGGCGGCCATATCGGTGAGATTACGACCATGGCGCTGCTGCCGCAGGTTGTGGATGCTGTGGATGTACCGGTAATCGGTGCTGGTGGTATCGGTGATTCCCGTGGCATGGCTGCAGCTTTTGCCCTGGGTGCGCAGGCTATCCAGATGGGTTCCCGCTTCGTACTCAGTGAAGAATGTATCGCCCATGAGAACTACAAGAAGCTGGTGCTCAAGGCAAAGGATCGTTCCACGGTGGTTACGGGCAAGAGCCTGGGCCATCCGGCTCGCGTGATTGCCAACAAGCTTTCCCGCAAGTATGAGGAAATGGAAGCTGCCGGTGCATCCGCAGAAGAGCTGGAACAGCTGGGTGTAGGCAGCCTCCATCGTGCAACCCATGAGGGCGATGTGGAGAACGGCTCCGTCATGATTGGTGAAATCTCCGGCATGCTTAACGACATCAAGCCGGTGAAACAGATTATTGAAGACATTGTTGGCGGTCTGCCAAATGTTATAACTGCTATTCAGGGAAATTGCAAATAA